The genomic window ACGCAGGTATCACTATGCCCGTTAATAATAAACCAACCGTTAAAATGAGCACCACTTCTATTGAGTAAAAAGAAACGAAAATAATAGTACTTAAAAAGACCATCACCATTATAATTGGTGGATATAACACACGTAAAAAGAAGTTTTGTAAGCTTTCTACATCTCCGACGATACGAGCAAGTAAATCACCACTTCTAAACGTTTGAATGTAACTAAGTGGCATTTTTTCTAGCTTCTCATAAAAGTGAACGCGAAGATCACTTAGCATAGTGAACGTTGCTCGATGTGAATAATATCGTTCTCCATATCGACTAACTGCACGAATAATACTTCCTATTTTAACAACAGCAACCATCCCAATAAGCACATACAGCGGTGGATGGAGAGCTGCTTGAGAAATTAAATAACCGTTAGCAGCAAACAACCCAACTGCCGCTAATCCTGCTACGTATCCAGATATAATAGAAAAATAGACGTCTCTCTTTTCCTTTAACATGATGTTAACGATATAAGCTAATTCTTTCACAACTCTCCCCCTTCCTCTGTTCGTGAAAACAATCCGCGATAACTTTCAACAGTTTCGTTTAAGTGTTCATGTGTACCTTGAGCATAAATGGTTCCATTGTGCATAAATAAAATATGATTTGCTTGTTTAATAGTGTGCAATCGATGCGCTACCGTAATAATAACAGCCTGTTCAGACAGTAATTGTATTGATTGCTGTAGCACTTGCTCAGTTACTAAATCAAGACCTGACGTTGGTTCATCGAACAATATAATCGACGGATTCTTCAAGAATGCACGTGCGAGTGCAATACGTTGTTTTTCTCCGCCTGAAAGACCTCGTCCGCCTTCACCAATATTCGTTTCATACCCATTTGGCAACGATACAATCAGTTCATGAATGTTCGCTTTTCTAGAGGCCGCCTCAATTTCATCCATAGTCATATCAAGGCCAAGTGCAATATTTTCAGCAATTGTCCCCGCAAAGAGAAAGGGATTTTGCGTAATATAGCTAATGTTTTTAAACCATTCTTTCTCTGCATAAGAAGATCGCGGTACACCATTCATCAGTATGTCCCCACCATTTTCTTTTAAAAGACCTGCGATGATATGGAGTAATGTCGTTTTTCCAGCACCACTTCTGCCGACGATAGCTACTTGTCCTACAGTAGGAAGAACAGCGTTAATGTTCGTTAATGAAAATCCATCACCATCATAAGAAAAACCGATTTTTTTCAACTCTATTTTTACGAATTTATCCTTTAGTGATTGTTGCCCCCATTGCAATAGTTTTCTATCTTGGTTTAGGTTAGTATCATTTGTAGCGGTATGCTCCTGCCCTAACACATTCTGAATTTTTGCTGCAGCACCTGAACTACTTCTACCTGCATGAAAGGCACTACCTAATTCTTTAAGAAGATGAAAAAATTCTGGTACTAACAACAAAATGAA from Bacillus sp. HMF5848 includes these protein-coding regions:
- the cydD gene encoding thiol reductant ABC exporter subunit CydD — encoded protein: MNTLQKLARNQKGRYYALFAMAIAFGVFVITQAYLIVSVVEDIFLKKHGFQQVVPSLIGLLAVLFLRALLQYGTSHIGIKMASVVKMEFRKKLLQTYANQTILSSSKEHSGSKVSVMLDTVDEIESFYSKYVPQRIISTVVTLIILIVIFSQHIYSGLIILFTAPFIPFFMIIIGKATQQKSEEKLDSLTAFSGRFLDTLQGMLSLKLYGKSSHYKEVIRTSSVEFRDTTMAILKIAFTSSFMLEFISMLSIGLVALELGLRLVVFQQVSFFTAFFILLLVPEFFHLLKELGSAFHAGRSSSGAAAKIQNVLGQEHTATNDTNLNQDRKLLQWGQQSLKDKFVKIELKKIGFSYDGDGFSLTNINAVLPTVGQVAIVGRSGAGKTTLLHIIAGLLKENGGDILMNGVPRSSYAEKEWFKNISYITQNPFLFAGTIAENIALGLDMTMDEIEAASRKANIHELIVSLPNGYETNIGEGGRGLSGGEKQRIALARAFLKNPSIILFDEPTSGLDLVTEQVLQQSIQLLSEQAVIITVAHRLHTIKQANHILFMHNGTIYAQGTHEHLNETVESYRGLFSRTEEGGEL